A region from the Cydia amplana chromosome 7, ilCydAmpl1.1, whole genome shotgun sequence genome encodes:
- the LOC134649510 gene encoding methionyl-tRNA formyltransferase, mitochondrial: protein MSNKMTFMYSLKIRLFKRLLNEKHIFYNRYSTYSRYNVLFFGSDGIALKSLKKINEFRKAANCINRLELVTTNNSKHRSVTEEYAQKENLKTIPWPLQNLHQLDYDVGLIVAFGHLIRDHVLEKFPLGMINVHPSLLPRWRGAAPIIHTLLHGDQLTGVSLMRIKPNIFDVGEIISQRTVLVPKDILLPELTQQLSEIGAEMLVECMRTLPESLANAKPQSAEGVTYAKKINKSISDVRWSDMTATEVYNLYRAIYGLYPLTTTFRNKQLKLFDAFLDETVGICSVGKPVGSLEYCEKNNAIKVLCKDSRYIYFRSLRIVGKKEISALDFYNGYIKNMPIEKRKCMVVQ, encoded by the exons atgtcaaacaagATGACATTTATGTATAGCCTTAAAATTCGATTatttaaaagattattaaatgaaaaacacATATTTTACAACCGCTACAGCACTTATTCTCGTTATAATGTTCTATTCTTCGGTTCGGACGGTATAGCATTAAAAAGTTtgaagaaaataaatgaatttcg AAAAGCCGCAAACTGTATCAACCGCCTCGAGTTAGTCACCACTAATAACTCAAAGCACCGATCAGTCACCGAGGAGTACGCTCAGAAAGAGAATTTGAAGACAATTCCATGGCCATTACAGAATCTGCATCAATTGGATTACGATGTTGGGCTGATTGTAGCATTCGGACATCTGATACGAGATCATGTTCTAGAGAAATTTCCTTT AGGCATGATCAATGTGCACCCAAGCTTGCTGCCTCGCTGGCGCGGCGCAGCACCCATCATCCACACTTTGCTGCACGGAGACCAGCTCACTGGAGTCAGTCTCATGAGGATCAAACCTAACATTTTCGATGTGG GTGAAATCATCAGCCAAAGAACTGTACTTGTGCCTAAAGACATTTTGCTCCCGGAGCTGACACAGCAGTTATCGGAGATTGGTGCCGAGATGCTGGTAGAATGTATGAGAACCTTACCGGAGAGCTTGGCTAATGCTAAACCGCAGAGTGCGGAAGGTGTCACTTACG cTAAGAAGATCAACAAAAGCATCAGCGACGTCCGATGGTCAGATATGACTGCGACCGAGGTGTACAACTTATACCGAGCCATATATGGATTGTACCCACTCACCACAACGTTTAGAAACAAACAGTTGAAACTATTTGATGCATTTTTAGATGAAACTGTAGGTATTTGTAGTGTAGGTAAACCAGTGGGGTCCCTCGAATATTGCGAAAAGAATAATGCAATTAAAGTCCTATGCAAAGATAGtagatacatatattttagatcACTTAGAATAGTAGGGAAAAAAGAAATAAGTGCGCTAGATTTTTATAATGGATACATAAAAAATATGCCAATAGAGAAAAGAAAATGTATGGTGGTTcaatag